The following proteins are co-located in the Salvelinus namaycush isolate Seneca chromosome 31, SaNama_1.0, whole genome shotgun sequence genome:
- the rpl7a gene encoding 60S ribosomal protein L7a yields the protein MVSPKGKKSKGKKVAPAPSVAKKHEAKKVVNPLFEKRPKNYGIGQDIQPKRDLTRFVKWPRYIRLQRQRSILYKRLKVPPAINQFTQALDRQTATQLFKLAHKYRPETKQEKKQRLLARAEQKAAGKGDTPTRRPPVLRAGVNTVTTLVESKKAQLVVIAHDVDPIELVVFLPALCRKMGVPYCIVKGKARLGRLVHRKTCTSVAFTQTNPEDKGSLAKLVEAIKTNYNDRYEEIRRHWGGGIMGPKSTARIAKLEKAKAKELATKLG from the exons ATGGTGAGT CCTAAAGGCAAGAAGTCTAAGGGGAAGAAGGTGGCACCAGCTCCTTCTGTGGCCAAAAAGCATGAGGCCAAGAAAGTGGTCAACCCCCTGTTCGAGAAGAGGCCAAAGAACTATGGCATTG GTCAGGACATCCAGCCAAAGCGTGATTTGACACGCTTTGTGAAATGGCCCCGCTACATCCGCCTGCAGAGGCAGCGCTCCATCCTGTACAAGCGTCTGAAGGTACCCCCAGCGATCAACCAGTTCACCCAGGCACTAGACCGCCAGACTG CCACACAGCTGTTCAAGCTGGCCCACAAGTACAGGCCGGAGACCAAGCAGGAGAAGAAGCAGAGGCTGCTGGCCCGAGCTGAACAGAAGGCCGCTGGAAAGGGAGACACCCCAACAAGGAGGCCACCTGTTCTCCGTGCAG GTGTGAACACTGTCACCACTCTGGTGGAAAGCAAGAAGGCCCAGCTGGTGGTCATTGCCCACGATGTGGACCCTATTGAG CTGGTGGTCTTCCTGCCTGCTCTGTGTCGCAAGATGGGCGTCCCTTACTGCATTGTCAAGGGCAAggccaggctgggaagactggtGCACAGAAAGACCTGTACCTCAGTCGCCTTCACACAGACAAACCC TGAAGACAAAGGTTCCCTTGCCAAGTTGGTGGAAGCCATCAAGACCAACTACAATGACCGATATGAGGAG ATCCGTCGTCACTGGGGGGGTGGTATCATGGGTCCAAAGTCCACGGCCCGTATTGCCAAGCTTGAGAAGGCTAAGGCCAAGGAACTGGCCACCAAGCTCGGATAA
- the med22 gene encoding mediator of RNA polymerase II transcription subunit 22 isoform X2: MANQRALPQSKESLLQNYNKRLKDDIRSILDNLTEIIKTAKVEDETQVSRATQAEQDHYEMHVRAANIVRAGESLMKLVSDLKQFLILNDFPSVNEAISLQNQQLRSLQEECDKKLTSLRDEIAIDLYELEEEYYSSRYK; the protein is encoded by the exons ATGGCCAATCAAAGAGCGCTCCCTCAAAGCAAGGAGAGTCTTCTTCAGAACTACAACAAAAGACTGAAGGATGATATCAGGTCCATTCTAGATAACCTCACAGAAATCATAAAAACCGCAAAG GTAGAGGACGAGACACAGGTCTCTCGGGCTACCCAGGCTGAGCAGGACCACTATGAGATGCACGTCAGAGCAGCCAACATT GTGCGTGCGGGCGAGTCCCTGATGAAGCTAGTGTCGGACCTGAAACAGTTCCTGATCCTCAACGACTTCCCGTCGGTCAACGAGGCCATCAGCCTGCAGAACCAGCAGCTGCGCTCGCTGCAGGAGGAGTGCGACAAGAAGCTCACCTCGCTCCGTGACGAGATCGCCATCGACCTGTACGAGCTAGAGGAAGAATATTACTCCTCCAGGTACAAGTAG